The following proteins are encoded in a genomic region of Neovison vison isolate M4711 chromosome 12, ASM_NN_V1, whole genome shotgun sequence:
- the PRDM4 gene encoding PR domain zinc finger protein 4 isoform X1, with protein sequence MHHRMNEMNLSPVGMEQLTSSSVSNALPVSGSHLGLAASPTHNAIPAPGLPVAIPNLGPSLSSLPSALSLMLPMGIGDRGVMCGLPERNYTLPPPPYPHLESSYFRTILPGILSYLADRPPPQYIHPNSINVDGNTALSIANNASALDPYQSNGNVGLEPGIVSIDSRSVNTHGAQSLHPSDGHEVALDTTITMENVSRVTSPISTDGMAEELTMDGVAGEHSQIPNGSRSHEPLSVDSVSNNLAADTVGHGGVIPIHGNGLELPVVMETDHIASRVNGMSDSALSDSIHTVAMSTNSVSVALSTSHNLASLESVSLHEVGLSLEPVAVSSITQEVAMGTGHVDVSSDSLSFVPPSLQMEDSNSNKENMATLFTIWCTLCDRAYPSDCPDHGPVTFVPDTPIESRARLSLPKQLVLRQSVVGAEVGVWTGETIPVRTCFGPLIGQQSHSMEVAEWTDKAVNHIWKIYHNGVLEFCIITTDENECNWMMFVRKARNREEQNLVAYPHDGKIYFCTSQDIPPENELLFYYSRDYAQQMGVPEHPDVHLCNCGKECNSYTEFKAHLTSHIHNHLHSQGHSSSHGPSHSKERKWKCSMCPQAFISPSKLHVHFMGHMGMKPHKCDFCSKAFSDPSNLRTHLKIHTGQKNYRCTLCDKSFTQKAHLESHMVIHTGEKNLKCDYCDKLFMRRQDLKQHVLIHTQERQIKCPKCDKLFLRTNHLKKHLNSHEGKRDYVCEKCTKAYLTKYHLTRHLKTCKGPTSSSSAQEEEEDDDSEEEELADSVGTEDCRIGRAVYSADDSLAAHK encoded by the exons gtCTGCCAGTGGCAATTCCAAACCTGGGTCCCTCCCTGAGCTCTTTACCTTCTGCTTTATCTCTGATGCTCCCAATGGGTATCGGGGATCGAGGGGTGATGTGCGGGTTGCCTGAAAGAAACTACACCCTACCTCCGCCACCTTACCCCCACCTGGAGAGCAGTTACTTCCGAACTATTCTACCTG gcattttatcttatttagcTGACAGACCACCTCCTCAGTATATCCACCCTAACTCTATAAATGTTGATGGTAATACAGCATTATCTATTGCCAATAACGCTTCAGCTCTAGATCCCTATCAGTCCAATGGAAATGTTGGATTAGAACCAGGGATTGTTTCAATTGACTCTCGCTCGGTGAACACACATGGTGCCCAAAGTCTTCACCCCAGTGATGGCCATGAGGTGGCCTTGGACACAACAATCACTATGGAGAACGTCTCTAGGGTTACCAGCCCAATCTCTACAGATGGAATGGCAGAAGAACTTACAATGGATGGTGTCGCAGGCGAGCATTCCCAAATCCCAAATGGCTCCAGAAGTCACGAACCTCTGTCTGTAGATTCTGTGAGCAACAACCTTGCAGCAGACACTGTAGGACATGGTGGTGTGATACCCATTCATGGGAATGGCCTAGAGCTCCCTGTGGTCATGGAGACAGACCATATTGCAAGTCGGGTCAACGGGATGTCTGACAGTGCCCTCAGTGACTCCATCCACACCGTGGCCATGAGCACCAACTCTGTAAGCGTGGCACTCTCTACCTCACACAACCTCGCCTCCCTAGAATCTGTTTCCCTTCACGAAGTTGGCCTAAGCCTAGAACCTGTGGCTGTCTCCTCCATCACCCAGGAGGTTGCTATGGGGACAGGTCATGTAGATGTATCTTCAGACAGTCTTTCTTTTGTACCACCTTCACTGCAAATGGAAGACTCCAATTCAAACAAGGAAAATATGGCAACCTTGTTTACAATTT GGTGCACTCTCTGTGACCGAGCTTATCCCTCAGACTGCCCTGATCACGGACCAGTGACTTTTGTTCCTGACACTCCAATAGAGAGCAGAGCAAGGCTTTCTCTCCCCAAGCAGCTTGTTCTCCGCCAATCAGTTGTGGGAGCAGAAGTTG GTGTGTGGACTGGAGAAACCATTCCTGTGCGGACTTGCTTTGGGCCTCTCATTGGCCAACAGAGCCACTCCATGGAAGTAGCGGAATGGACAGACAAGGCAGTCAACCATATCTGGAAG ATATACCACAATGGTGTCCTAGAATTCTGCATCATTACAACTGACGAAAATGAATGTAATTGGATGATGTTTGTGCGCAAAGCCAG GAACCGGGAAGAGCAGAATTTGGTGGCTTATCCCCATGACGGAAAAATCTATTTCTGCACCTCACAAGATATCCCTCCTGAAAATGAACTGCTTTTTTACTATAGCCGGGATTATGCTCAGCAGATGG gtgtTCCCGAACACCCAGATGTGCACCTCTGTAACTGTGGCAAGGAGTGCAATTCCTATACAGAGTTCAAAGCTCACCTTACCAGCCACATCCATAACCATCTTCATAGCCAGGGCCACAGCAGCAGCCATGGGCCAAGCCACAGCAAAGAAAGGAAGTGGAAGTGCTCAATGTGCCCCcaggcttttatctctccttccaaacTTCATGTCCACTTTATGGGTCACATGGGTATGAAGCCCCACAAGTGTGATTTCTGTAGCAAGGCTTTTAGTGATCCCAGCAACCTGCGGACTCACCTCAAGATACATACAG GTCAGAAGAACTACAGATGTACTTTGTGTGACAAGTCTTTCACCCAGAAGGCTCACCTAGAGTCCCACATGGTTATCCACACGGGTGAGAAGAATCTCAAGTGTGATTACTGTGACAAGTTGTTTATGCGGAGACAGGACCTCAAACAGCATGTGCTCATCCACACGCA GGAACGCCAGATCAAGTGTCCTAAGTGTGATAAGCTGTTCTTGAGAACAAATCACTTGAAGAAACATCTCAATTCTCACGAGGGAAAACGGGATTATGTCTGTGAAAAATGTACAAAGGCTTATCTTACCAAATATCATCTCACCCGCCACCTGAAAACCTGCAAAGGTCCCACCTCCAGTTCATCAgcccaagaggaggaggaagatgatgaCTCCGAGGAGGAAGAGCTAGCGGACTcggtggggacagaagactgtCGGATCGGCAGGGCCGTGTATTCAGCAGATGACTCTCTCGCGGCACATAAGTAA
- the PRDM4 gene encoding PR domain zinc finger protein 4 isoform X2, which produces MHHRMNEMNLSPVGMEQLTSSSVSNALPVSGSHLGLAASPTHNAIPAPGLPVAIPNLGPSLSSLPSALSLMLPMGIGDRGVMCGLPERNYTLPPPPYPHLESSYFRTILPGILSYLADRPPPQYIHPNSINVDGNTALSIANNASALDPYQSNGNVGLEPGIVSIDSRSVNTHGAQSLHPSDGHEVALDTTITMENVSRVTSPISTDGMAEELTMDGVAGEHSQIPNGSRSHEPLSVDSVSNNLAADTVGHGGVIPIHGNGLELPVVMETDHIASRVNGMSDSALSDSIHTVAMSTNSVSVALSTSHNLASLESVSLHEVGLSLEPVAVSSITQEVAMGTGHVDVSSDSLSFVPPSLQMEDSNSNKENMATLFTIWCTLCDRAYPSDCPDHGPVTFVPDTPIESRARLSLPKQLVLRQSVVGAEVGVWTGETIPVRTCFGPLIGQQSHSMEVAEWTDKAVNHIWKIYHNGVLEFCIITTDENECNWMMFVRKARNREEQNLVAYPHDGKIYFCTSQDIPPENELLFYYSRDYAQQMGQKNYRCTLCDKSFTQKAHLESHMVIHTGEKNLKCDYCDKLFMRRQDLKQHVLIHTQERQIKCPKCDKLFLRTNHLKKHLNSHEGKRDYVCEKCTKAYLTKYHLTRHLKTCKGPTSSSSAQEEEEDDDSEEEELADSVGTEDCRIGRAVYSADDSLAAHK; this is translated from the exons gtCTGCCAGTGGCAATTCCAAACCTGGGTCCCTCCCTGAGCTCTTTACCTTCTGCTTTATCTCTGATGCTCCCAATGGGTATCGGGGATCGAGGGGTGATGTGCGGGTTGCCTGAAAGAAACTACACCCTACCTCCGCCACCTTACCCCCACCTGGAGAGCAGTTACTTCCGAACTATTCTACCTG gcattttatcttatttagcTGACAGACCACCTCCTCAGTATATCCACCCTAACTCTATAAATGTTGATGGTAATACAGCATTATCTATTGCCAATAACGCTTCAGCTCTAGATCCCTATCAGTCCAATGGAAATGTTGGATTAGAACCAGGGATTGTTTCAATTGACTCTCGCTCGGTGAACACACATGGTGCCCAAAGTCTTCACCCCAGTGATGGCCATGAGGTGGCCTTGGACACAACAATCACTATGGAGAACGTCTCTAGGGTTACCAGCCCAATCTCTACAGATGGAATGGCAGAAGAACTTACAATGGATGGTGTCGCAGGCGAGCATTCCCAAATCCCAAATGGCTCCAGAAGTCACGAACCTCTGTCTGTAGATTCTGTGAGCAACAACCTTGCAGCAGACACTGTAGGACATGGTGGTGTGATACCCATTCATGGGAATGGCCTAGAGCTCCCTGTGGTCATGGAGACAGACCATATTGCAAGTCGGGTCAACGGGATGTCTGACAGTGCCCTCAGTGACTCCATCCACACCGTGGCCATGAGCACCAACTCTGTAAGCGTGGCACTCTCTACCTCACACAACCTCGCCTCCCTAGAATCTGTTTCCCTTCACGAAGTTGGCCTAAGCCTAGAACCTGTGGCTGTCTCCTCCATCACCCAGGAGGTTGCTATGGGGACAGGTCATGTAGATGTATCTTCAGACAGTCTTTCTTTTGTACCACCTTCACTGCAAATGGAAGACTCCAATTCAAACAAGGAAAATATGGCAACCTTGTTTACAATTT GGTGCACTCTCTGTGACCGAGCTTATCCCTCAGACTGCCCTGATCACGGACCAGTGACTTTTGTTCCTGACACTCCAATAGAGAGCAGAGCAAGGCTTTCTCTCCCCAAGCAGCTTGTTCTCCGCCAATCAGTTGTGGGAGCAGAAGTTG GTGTGTGGACTGGAGAAACCATTCCTGTGCGGACTTGCTTTGGGCCTCTCATTGGCCAACAGAGCCACTCCATGGAAGTAGCGGAATGGACAGACAAGGCAGTCAACCATATCTGGAAG ATATACCACAATGGTGTCCTAGAATTCTGCATCATTACAACTGACGAAAATGAATGTAATTGGATGATGTTTGTGCGCAAAGCCAG GAACCGGGAAGAGCAGAATTTGGTGGCTTATCCCCATGACGGAAAAATCTATTTCTGCACCTCACAAGATATCCCTCCTGAAAATGAACTGCTTTTTTACTATAGCCGGGATTATGCTCAGCAGATGG GTCAGAAGAACTACAGATGTACTTTGTGTGACAAGTCTTTCACCCAGAAGGCTCACCTAGAGTCCCACATGGTTATCCACACGGGTGAGAAGAATCTCAAGTGTGATTACTGTGACAAGTTGTTTATGCGGAGACAGGACCTCAAACAGCATGTGCTCATCCACACGCA GGAACGCCAGATCAAGTGTCCTAAGTGTGATAAGCTGTTCTTGAGAACAAATCACTTGAAGAAACATCTCAATTCTCACGAGGGAAAACGGGATTATGTCTGTGAAAAATGTACAAAGGCTTATCTTACCAAATATCATCTCACCCGCCACCTGAAAACCTGCAAAGGTCCCACCTCCAGTTCATCAgcccaagaggaggaggaagatgatgaCTCCGAGGAGGAAGAGCTAGCGGACTcggtggggacagaagactgtCGGATCGGCAGGGCCGTGTATTCAGCAGATGACTCTCTCGCGGCACATAAGTAA